Proteins co-encoded in one Papaver somniferum cultivar HN1 chromosome 5, ASM357369v1, whole genome shotgun sequence genomic window:
- the LOC113283203 gene encoding uncharacterized protein LOC113283203, which translates to MAQYRQTCSSAASEPHVSLGIRFPHKQNVRSHRRSGRGSDKNNNSRKISLTLLALILSVVLFVTVFAVYYISTKDNNHKEPNRFDDQDDDLRNDSDFLTNVTRIKNKVLRFGHGSVSHGRDSRDWDRDDRRRDDEYNENVSDLANMDDVDSVSADKDRAKERIRIKQQHLKQSEDHKTVGLYNEAGRDELKHYEAEYEASLKYVGQVNNNEHNIVSDGENLGLENEGADFDDEYDDGIDSNDGRLTENDIQANAAEADDDDNEESSDTKDPNSYRESEEDTSHNDDTVKIDSRRVSGKAARRSTSEKRTNSRKTKPKRHKFSGSCEMKFLNSTAQLVEPLESRKFSRFALQYTDIEERPSGLEQWEPRFSGHQSLKEREESFYARDQKINCGFIKGPVGSASTGFDLAEDDVRYMSSCHIAVSSCIFGNSDNIRTPYTKTVTRLSRKNVCFVMFMDESTLRTLSSEGQQPDRAGFIGLWKVVVVKNLPYTDMRRVGKIPKFLTHRLFPSARYSIWLDSKLRLQSDPLLILEYFLWRKGHEYAISNHYDRHCVWEEVAQNKKLNKFNHTIIDQQFAFYQNDGLMRFNFSDPRKLLPSNVPEGSFIVRAHTPMSNLFSCLWFNEVDRFTPRDQLSFAYTYHKLRKMNPGKPFHLNMFKDCERRAIAKLFRHRPEDKRNLPLQATE; encoded by the exons ATGGCTCAGTACAGACAAACATGCTCATCAGCAGCATCAGAACCTCATGTCTCACTTGGTATTAGGTTTCCACACAAGCAGAATGTACGAAGTCATAGAAGATCAGGTCGTGGTTCTGATAAGAACAATAACAGTCGCAAGATCTCATTAACTTTGCTCGCCCTCATTCTCTCTGTTGTTCTATTTGTCACTGTTTTTGCTGTCTATTATATATCAACCAAAGATAATAATCATAAAG AACCTAATAGGTTCGATGATCAGGATGATGATTTGAGGAATGACTCGGACTTCCTCACAAATGTAACTCGAATTAAGAATAAAGTGCTCAGATTTGGTCATGGTTCTGTATCTCATGGCCGAGATTCGAGGGATTGGGACCGGGATGACAGGAGAAGGGATGATGAATACAATGAGAATGTGTCAGATCTTGCTAACATGGACGACGTTGATAGTGTCTCTGCCGACAAGGATCGTGCGAAGGAAAGGATTAGAATCAAGCAGCAGCACCTAAAACAATCAGAGGACCATAAAACCGTAGGTTTGTATAATGAAGCTGGCCGTGATGAATTGAAGCATTATGAAGCAGAGTATGAAGCCTCCCTAAAATATGTTGGGCAGGTGAACAACAATGAACATAATATAGTATCGGATGGTGAAAATTTGGGGTTGGAAAATGAAGGAGctgattttgatgatgaatacgatgatgGTATTGATTCTAATGATGGGCGTCTGACAGAAAATGATATCCAGGCCAATGCAGCAGAAGCCGATGATGATGACAATGAAGAGTCCTCTGATACAAAAGACCCCAACTCATATAGGGAATCTGAGGAGGACACTTCCCACAATGATGATACTGTAAAGATAGATTCCAGGCGTGTAAGTGGCAAAGCAGCAAGACGTTCTACTTCAGAGAAAAGAACAAATTctaggaaaacaaaaccgaagCGCCATAAATTTTCTG GCTCATGTGAGATGAAGTTCTTGAACTCTACTGCGCAGCTAGTAGAGCCTTTAGAAAGTCGAAAATTTTCAAGATTTGCATTACAGTACACAGACATAGAGGAGAGACCCAGTGGTCTAGAGCAGTGGGAGCCCAGATTTTCGGGCCACCAGAGTCTCAAAGAAAGGGAAGAGTCATTTTATGCACGTGATCAGAAAATCAACTGTGGTTTTATTAAAGGTCCTGTAGGATCTGCAAGCACAGGATTTGACTTGGCTGAAGATGATGTGAGATACATGAGTAGTTGCCACATAGCGGTTTCCTCTTGCATATTCGGAAACTCAGACAACATAAGAACGCCTTATACTAAAACG GTCACACGTTTATCAAGGAAAAATGTCTGCTTTGTCATGTTTATGGATGAAAGTACATTGCGAACATTGTCTTCAGAAGGCCAGCAACCTGATAGAGCTGGTTTTATCGGCTTATGGAAGGTTGTGGTTGTAAAAAATTTACCTTACACTGACATGCGGAGAGTAGGAAAGATTCCGAAATTCTTGACACATCGACTTTTTCCTTCTGCAAG GTATTCAATCTGGTTAGATAGCAAATTACGTCTCCAAAGTGACCCTCTTCTCATCCTGGAGTACTTTTTATGGCGAAAAGGTCATGAGTATGCTATTTCCAACCATTATGATCGTCATTGTGTATGGGAAGAAGTGGCACAGAACAAGAAGCTGAACAAGTTCAACCATACCATTATCGATCAACAGTTTGCCTTCTATCAGAATGATGGGTTGATGAGATTCAATTTTTCGGATCCCAGGAAACTTCTTCCTAGCA ATGTTCCAGAAGGATCTTTTATAGTAAGAGCCCACACGCCTATGTCCAACTTATTTTCCTGTCTTTGGTTCAATGAAGTGGATCGCTTTACTCCGCGTGATCAACTGAGCTTTGCTTATACATATCACAAGCTGAGAAAGATGAATCCTGGGAAGCCTTTTCATCTTAATATGTTCAAG GATTGTGAGAGACGAGCTATAGCCAAATTGTTCCGTCACAGGCCTGAGGATAAGCGTAACCTGCCCTTGCAAGCAACAGAGTGA
- the LOC113283204 gene encoding uncharacterized protein LOC113283204 — MRRSILKYASSSYRHFQSPSVNPKANPIFSLLPLSSSSASSKFRFFSSENDDSSNPPTDPSSISTPASILAQLEEKNSLDEVKDVDTKEFKKMINDYMKGDEEKLPSIMEAIMSRRLSGKHEETDDELMVELEKKPLTDVKDAEFENDFEHLYKTDEEIENLYNAPELVEKRLSKDEFFNMDNRKWDGMIKEATEKGFLKDTKECEEILEDMLHWDKLLPDEIKAKVEAKFKELGDMCEKGELDPEEAYRMFKEFEDSMVLECTELMEKEKHTESDLPALPDKCTSLDDPPGEGPILRWQSRVVLAPGGDAWHPKNRKVKLSVTVKELKLSKHACHRLRALVGKRYHSGKDELTITSERFEHREENRKDCLRTLYSLIEEAMKADTYVEETRVSYVKEKLKGNPKFMERLRAKNMAKLGSHDAVAL; from the exons ATGAGACGAAGTATACTGAAATATGCTTCTTCATCTTATCGCCATTTTCAATCTCCTTCTGTAAACCCCAAAGCAAACCCTATTTTCTCACTTCTtcctctctcttcttcttctgcttcatcCAAGTTCAGATTTTTCTCTTCAGAAAATGACGATTCATCCAATCCTCCTACTGATCCCAGCTCGATCTCTACTCCTGCATCCATCTTAGCTCAGTTAGAGGAGAAAAATTCTCTCGATGAGGTCAAAGATGTGGACACTAAAG agTTTAAGAAGATGATAAATGATTACATGAAAGGAGATGAGGAAAAGCTACCATCAATAATGGAAGCTATTATGTCTAGGAGATTATCAGGGAAACATGAGGAAACTGATGATGAGTTAATGGTAGAGCTTGAGAAAAAGCCATTGACTGATGTGAAAGATGCAGagtttgaaaatgattttgaacATCTTTATAAAACTGATGAGGAAATTGAGAATCTGTATAATGCTCCGGAATTAGTTGAGAAGAGACTCTCTAAAGATGAATTCTTTAATATGGACAACCGCAAATGGGACGGAATGATTAAGGAAGCGACGGAGAAAGGGTTTCTTAAGGATACTAAGGAGTGTGAAGAGATTCTTGAGGATATGCTTCACTGGGATAAGCTACTTCCTG ATGAAATAAAGGCAAAGGTGGAGGCGAAGTTCAAGGAGCTTGGGGATATGTGTGAAAAGGGAGAGCTTGATCCTGAGGAAGCTTATAGAATGTTCAAGGAGTTTGAAGATTCAATGGTATTGGAATGCACGGAATTGATGGAAAAAGAGAAGCACACAGAGTCTGACCTGCCCGCCCTGCCAGATAAGTGTACAAGCCTAGACGATCCTCCTGGGGAGGGACCAATCTTAAGGTGGCAGTCAAGAGTGGTCTTGGCTCCTGGAGGTGATGCATGGCACCCTAAAAACAGGAAAGTGAAACTGTCTGTCACTGTGAAAGAACTGAAGCTTTCCAAGCATGCTTGCCACCGCTTGAGAGCCTTAGTTGGGAAACGTTACCATTCAGGAAAGGATGAGCTTACAATCACCAGTGAAAG ATTTGAGCATAGGGAGGAAAACAGGAAGGATTGTTTAAGGACTCTATATTCCCTGATTGAAGAAGCCATGAAAGCAGATACATATGTGGAGGAGACTCGTGTTTCTTATGTCAAGGAGAAACTCAAGGGTAACCCAAAGTTCATGGAAAGATTACGAGCAAAAAACATGGCCAAGCTGGGTTCTCATGATGCTGTTGCTCTGTGA
- the LOC113283205 gene encoding histidinol-phosphate aminotransferase, chloroplastic-like isoform X1, with the protein MGLLDCSPFTSSSSSICINNTNNRILLHSSSIQLQRKVIPMALTTKQVNEVQDVLTGDSFIRPHLRNLSPYQPILPFEVLSTQLGRKPEDIIKLDANENPYGPPPQVVEALGKMKFAHIYPDPQNRRLRDALAKDSGVESEYILVGCGADELIDLIMRCVLDPGDKIVDCPPTFTMYEFDAAVNGALVIKVPRKSDFSLNVEQITEVVRQENPKCIFLTSPNNPDGSVINDEDLLKILDLPVLVVLDEAYIEFSGIESKMAWVKKYENLIVLRTFSKRAGLAGLRVGYGAFPLSIVEYLWRAKQPYNVSVAAEIGACVALENPEYLERVKNALVQERDRLYSLLKEVPFLNPYPSYSNFILCEVTSGKDPKKLKEELAKMGVMIRHYSNKELKAYVRVSVGKPEHTDFLMECLKVLT; encoded by the exons ATGGGTTTGCTTGATTGTTCTCCttttacttcatcttcttcttcaatttgcaTAAACAATACTAATAATCgcattcttcttcattcttcttcgatCCAACTTCAAAGGAAAGTGATTCCAATGGCTTTAACCACTAAACAAGTCAACGAGGTTCAAGATGTGTTGACTGGTGATTCCTTTATCCGACCTCATCTCAGAAATTTGTCTCCTTATCAACCAATTTTGCCTTTTGAG GTCTTGTCAACTCAACTTGGAAGAAAGCCTGAGGATATTATCAAACTAGATGCAAATGAAAATCCTTATGGTCCTCCTCCTCAG GTGGTTGAAGCTTTGGGGAAAATGAAATTTGCTCATATTTACCCTGATCCTCAAAATCGCCGCTTACGTGATGCCCTTGCCAAAGATTCTGGTGTTGAGTCTGAGTATATTCTTGTAGGATGTGGTGCAGATGAGCTTATCGATTTAATCATGCG ctGTGTGCTTGACCCTGGTGATAAGATTGTGGACTGTCCTCCTACATTTACAATGTATGAATTTGATGCAGCTGTAAATGGAGCTTTGGTCATCAAGG TACCCAGGAAATCAGACTTTAGCTTGAATGTGGAACAAATTACTGAAGTTGTTCGTCAGGAGAATCCAAAGTGCATATTCCTAACCTCTCCTAACAATCCAGATGGAAG TGTGATCAACGATGAAGATCTTTTGAAGATTCTTGACCTGCCTGTTTTGGTTGTACTGGATGAAGCATACATTGAATTTTCTGGAATAGAATCTAAGATGGCTTGGGTGAAGAAGTATGAGAATTTAATTGTGCTCCGGACATTTAGCAAAAGAGCCG GTTTAGCAGGATTACGTGTGGGATATGGTGCATTTCCTCTAAGCATTGTCGAGTACCTTTGGAGAGCCAAGCAGCCTTACAATGTGTCTGTTGCTGCTGAGATCGGTGCATGCGTGGCATTGGAAAATCCTGAGTATCTAGAG AGAGTAAAAAACGCTCTGGTGCAAGAAAGGGATCGATTATATTCACTACTGAAGGAAGTCCCTTTCTTGAATCCATATCCCAGCTATTCAAACTTCATTTTATGTGAGGTTACATCAGGGAAGGATCCTAAGAAGCTAAAG GAGGAACTTGCAAAAATGGGTGTAATGATTCGACACTACAGTAACAAAGAACTAAAAGCCTATGTAAGGGTTTCTGTTGGGAAGCCTGAGCACACGGATTTCTTAATGGAATGTCTCAAGGTTTTGACGTGA
- the LOC113283205 gene encoding histidinol-phosphate aminotransferase 1, chloroplastic-like isoform X2, which yields MKFAHIYPDPQNRRLRDALAKDSGVESEYILVGCGADELIDLIMRCVLDPGDKIVDCPPTFTMYEFDAAVNGALVIKVPRKSDFSLNVEQITEVVRQENPKCIFLTSPNNPDGSVINDEDLLKILDLPVLVVLDEAYIEFSGIESKMAWVKKYENLIVLRTFSKRAGLAGLRVGYGAFPLSIVEYLWRAKQPYNVSVAAEIGACVALENPEYLERVKNALVQERDRLYSLLKEVPFLNPYPSYSNFILCEVTSGKDPKKLKEELAKMGVMIRHYSNKELKAYVRVSVGKPEHTDFLMECLKVLT from the exons ATGAAATTTGCTCATATTTACCCTGATCCTCAAAATCGCCGCTTACGTGATGCCCTTGCCAAAGATTCTGGTGTTGAGTCTGAGTATATTCTTGTAGGATGTGGTGCAGATGAGCTTATCGATTTAATCATGCG ctGTGTGCTTGACCCTGGTGATAAGATTGTGGACTGTCCTCCTACATTTACAATGTATGAATTTGATGCAGCTGTAAATGGAGCTTTGGTCATCAAGG TACCCAGGAAATCAGACTTTAGCTTGAATGTGGAACAAATTACTGAAGTTGTTCGTCAGGAGAATCCAAAGTGCATATTCCTAACCTCTCCTAACAATCCAGATGGAAG TGTGATCAACGATGAAGATCTTTTGAAGATTCTTGACCTGCCTGTTTTGGTTGTACTGGATGAAGCATACATTGAATTTTCTGGAATAGAATCTAAGATGGCTTGGGTGAAGAAGTATGAGAATTTAATTGTGCTCCGGACATTTAGCAAAAGAGCCG GTTTAGCAGGATTACGTGTGGGATATGGTGCATTTCCTCTAAGCATTGTCGAGTACCTTTGGAGAGCCAAGCAGCCTTACAATGTGTCTGTTGCTGCTGAGATCGGTGCATGCGTGGCATTGGAAAATCCTGAGTATCTAGAG AGAGTAAAAAACGCTCTGGTGCAAGAAAGGGATCGATTATATTCACTACTGAAGGAAGTCCCTTTCTTGAATCCATATCCCAGCTATTCAAACTTCATTTTATGTGAGGTTACATCAGGGAAGGATCCTAAGAAGCTAAAG GAGGAACTTGCAAAAATGGGTGTAATGATTCGACACTACAGTAACAAAGAACTAAAAGCCTATGTAAGGGTTTCTGTTGGGAAGCCTGAGCACACGGATTTCTTAATGGAATGTCTCAAGGTTTTGACGTGA
- the LOC113283206 gene encoding tubulin-folding cofactor A-like isoform X1, with protein MDKAEGSKRRGGAHIFTTIDGLPKRFIDLSIKEVEKKGYSGASLKQVSWKRIIEALNTEFKGTLPYDLDQKALKNHVSVIMATLRNLKIKTGTCKRVLKELYSYEKEVEREASKTADMKEKGADPYDLKQQENVLAESRMMIPDCHKRLETSLADIKETLAQLEKSNQQDGPELDEARKIIDEVEILFKTSEA; from the exons ATGGATAAAGCTGAGGGTTCTAAAAGGAGAGGGGGTGCACATATATTCACAACTATTGATGGCCTTCCTAAGAGATTTATCGACTTGAGTATCAAAGAGGTTGAGAAGAAAGGGTATTCTGGAGCGTCCCTTAAACAGGTCTCTTGGAAACGAATTATAGAAGCTTTGAACACTGAATTCAAGGGAACTTTACCATATGATTTAGATCAGAAAGCTTTAAAAAACCATGTGAG TGTTATAATGGCAACTCTtagaaatttgaagatcaagACAGGTACATGTAAGCGTGTTCTTAAAGAACTTTACTCGTATGAAAAAGAAGTGGAGAGAGAAGCTAGTAAAACTGCTGACATGAAGGAGAAAGGAGCTGATCCTTATGATCTTAAACAGCAG GAGAACGTTTTGGCTGAATCCAGAATGATGATTCCAGATTGCCACAAGCGTTTGGAGACCTCACTAGCTGACATCAAAGAAACTCTG GCACAGTTGGAAAAATCAAATCAACAGGATGGCCCGGAATTGGATGAAGCCCGAAAAATCATTGATGAGGTTGAAATTTTGTTTAAGACATCAGAAGCTTAA
- the LOC113283206 gene encoding tubulin-folding cofactor A-like isoform X2 encodes MDKAEGSKRRGGAHIFTTIDGLPKRFIDLSIKEVEKKGYSGASLKQVSWKRIIEALNTEFKGTLPYDLDQKALKNHVSVIMATLRNLKIKTGTCKRVLKELYSYEKEVEREASKTADMKEKGADPYDLKQQAQLEKSNQQDGPELDEARKIIDEVEILFKTSEA; translated from the exons ATGGATAAAGCTGAGGGTTCTAAAAGGAGAGGGGGTGCACATATATTCACAACTATTGATGGCCTTCCTAAGAGATTTATCGACTTGAGTATCAAAGAGGTTGAGAAGAAAGGGTATTCTGGAGCGTCCCTTAAACAGGTCTCTTGGAAACGAATTATAGAAGCTTTGAACACTGAATTCAAGGGAACTTTACCATATGATTTAGATCAGAAAGCTTTAAAAAACCATGTGAG TGTTATAATGGCAACTCTtagaaatttgaagatcaagACAGGTACATGTAAGCGTGTTCTTAAAGAACTTTACTCGTATGAAAAAGAAGTGGAGAGAGAAGCTAGTAAAACTGCTGACATGAAGGAGAAAGGAGCTGATCCTTATGATCTTAAACAGCAG GCACAGTTGGAAAAATCAAATCAACAGGATGGCCCGGAATTGGATGAAGCCCGAAAAATCATTGATGAGGTTGAAATTTTGTTTAAGACATCAGAAGCTTAA
- the LOC113283206 gene encoding tubulin-folding cofactor A-like isoform X3, whose translation MTISFSLLLIRSPRGKILKNFSVIMATLRNLKIKTGTCKRVLKELYSYEKEVEREASKTADMKEKGADPYDLKQQENVLAESRMMIPDCHKRLETSLADIKETLAQLEKSNQQDGPELDEARKIIDEVEILFKTSEA comes from the exons ATGACGATCTCATTCTCACTCTTACTCATTCGCTCTCCAAGAGGAAAGATATTGAAGAATTTTAG TGTTATAATGGCAACTCTtagaaatttgaagatcaagACAGGTACATGTAAGCGTGTTCTTAAAGAACTTTACTCGTATGAAAAAGAAGTGGAGAGAGAAGCTAGTAAAACTGCTGACATGAAGGAGAAAGGAGCTGATCCTTATGATCTTAAACAGCAG GAGAACGTTTTGGCTGAATCCAGAATGATGATTCCAGATTGCCACAAGCGTTTGGAGACCTCACTAGCTGACATCAAAGAAACTCTG GCACAGTTGGAAAAATCAAATCAACAGGATGGCCCGGAATTGGATGAAGCCCGAAAAATCATTGATGAGGTTGAAATTTTGTTTAAGACATCAGAAGCTTAA
- the LOC113283206 gene encoding tubulin-folding cofactor A-like isoform X4: MATLRNLKIKTGTCKRVLKELYSYEKEVEREASKTADMKEKGADPYDLKQQENVLAESRMMIPDCHKRLETSLADIKETLAQLEKSNQQDGPELDEARKIIDEVEILFKTSEA; the protein is encoded by the exons ATGGCAACTCTtagaaatttgaagatcaagACAGGTACATGTAAGCGTGTTCTTAAAGAACTTTACTCGTATGAAAAAGAAGTGGAGAGAGAAGCTAGTAAAACTGCTGACATGAAGGAGAAAGGAGCTGATCCTTATGATCTTAAACAGCAG GAGAACGTTTTGGCTGAATCCAGAATGATGATTCCAGATTGCCACAAGCGTTTGGAGACCTCACTAGCTGACATCAAAGAAACTCTG GCACAGTTGGAAAAATCAAATCAACAGGATGGCCCGGAATTGGATGAAGCCCGAAAAATCATTGATGAGGTTGAAATTTTGTTTAAGACATCAGAAGCTTAA